Proteins from one Bradyrhizobium amphicarpaeae genomic window:
- a CDS encoding NAD(P)/FAD-dependent oxidoreductase: MSETFTSVSQEEAGFRDRVRLSFDLDADICVIGAGLAGLSIALEAARLGASVAVLEGRHIGWNASGNQLGTVMPGFALPLTDLIERIGFEDARELWSLSKEGAEFVRANATEANMPGIAPCDGVLEVSNVDAGDRLISRLQMLNEDFDTEVEGWQVDRVREVLRTDRYFHGVYYPKAFQLDGRKYVHGLAALARRAGARIFEDTPVVSIDHSGIRKRIVTPSARLRASHIVLAGNIHLGAPLRRLSETLLPVWRYAGITAPLGERVHEIIAFKGSVMDSDGVDHFRIVDGDRLMWESPETTWAARPQRFAGSVRRRIRTIFPELGNVEVPEMFGGATGQTVHGMPQIGQLRKGLWVASGFGRQGMNTSAMAGQMIARSILWGDERWKLFSPFELVWAGGATGRVAGQLVGVWGRASSAAAGSLARYRERTRVKDRQREARLAEANRAAGIGPRRPPPGVRPRSSPPRPAVREETQAVEPASHDGASSQ; encoded by the coding sequence ATGAGCGAGACTTTCACAAGCGTGTCCCAGGAAGAAGCCGGCTTTCGCGACCGTGTCCGGCTGTCGTTCGATCTCGACGCCGACATCTGCGTCATCGGGGCCGGGCTTGCCGGGCTCTCCATCGCGCTGGAGGCGGCCCGGCTCGGGGCCAGTGTCGCGGTGCTCGAGGGCCGTCATATCGGCTGGAACGCCTCCGGCAACCAGCTCGGCACCGTGATGCCGGGCTTTGCGCTGCCGCTCACCGATCTGATCGAGCGCATCGGCTTCGAGGATGCGCGTGAATTGTGGTCGCTGTCGAAGGAGGGCGCCGAGTTCGTCCGGGCCAACGCCACGGAAGCCAACATGCCGGGCATCGCCCCGTGCGATGGCGTGCTGGAGGTCTCCAATGTCGACGCCGGCGACCGCCTGATCAGCCGGTTGCAGATGCTGAACGAGGATTTCGACACCGAGGTCGAGGGCTGGCAGGTCGATCGCGTCCGCGAGGTGCTCAGGACCGATCGCTATTTCCACGGCGTGTACTATCCGAAGGCATTCCAGCTCGACGGCCGCAAATACGTGCACGGCCTCGCGGCGCTGGCGCGGCGGGCCGGCGCCCGCATCTTCGAGGACACACCGGTCGTCAGCATCGATCATTCCGGCATCCGCAAGCGCATCGTCACGCCGTCGGCACGGCTGCGCGCCAGCCACATCGTGCTCGCGGGCAACATTCATCTCGGCGCGCCCTTGCGGCGCCTGTCGGAGACGCTGCTGCCGGTCTGGCGTTATGCCGGCATCACCGCGCCGCTCGGCGAGCGCGTGCACGAGATCATCGCCTTCAAGGGATCGGTGATGGATTCCGACGGTGTCGACCATTTCCGCATCGTCGATGGCGACCGGCTGATGTGGGAGAGCCCGGAGACCACCTGGGCGGCGCGTCCGCAGCGCTTTGCAGGCAGCGTCAGGCGGCGGATCCGCACGATCTTTCCGGAGCTCGGCAATGTCGAGGTGCCCGAGATGTTCGGCGGCGCCACCGGCCAGACCGTGCACGGCATGCCGCAGATCGGCCAGTTGCGCAAAGGCCTCTGGGTGGCGAGCGGGTTCGGCCGCCAAGGCATGAACACCTCGGCCATGGCCGGGCAGATGATCGCGCGCAGCATCCTGTGGGGCGACGAGCGCTGGAAGCTGTTCTCGCCGTTCGAGCTGGTCTGGGCCGGCGGCGCCACGGGCCGGGTTGCAGGCCAGCTGGTCGGTGTCTGGGGCAGGGCGAGTTCCGCCGCCGCAGGCTCGCTCGCCCGCTACCGGGAACGAACGAGGGTCAAGGACCGCCAGCGCGAGGCGCGCCTTGCCGAAGCCAACCGGGCCGCCGGCATCGGTCCGCGCCGCCCGCCGCCCGGCGTCCGGCCGCGATCGAGCCCGCCGAGGCCCGCGGTCCGGGAGGAGACGCAGGCCGTGGAACCGGCCTCGCATGACGGCGCCAGCTCCCAATAA
- a CDS encoding universal stress protein, whose product MFKSILVPIDLADTDLAKPAIATAATLSQTWSAVVRLLNVLPMTPVMLAEYVPADFDEQQRQTSEEALAIVARESGIDPSRISSVVRQGGIYHEILEEAVHMKADLIVMTSHRPAMRTYFLGSNAGHVVRYAKCSVLVVRH is encoded by the coding sequence ATGTTCAAGTCCATCCTCGTGCCCATCGACCTCGCCGACACCGACCTCGCCAAGCCGGCAATCGCGACCGCGGCCACGCTGTCGCAGACCTGGAGTGCAGTCGTGCGGCTGCTCAACGTGCTGCCGATGACGCCGGTGATGCTGGCCGAATACGTGCCGGCCGATTTCGACGAGCAGCAGCGCCAGACCTCGGAAGAAGCGCTTGCCATCGTCGCGCGCGAATCCGGCATCGATCCGAGCCGCATCTCCAGCGTGGTCCGCCAGGGCGGCATCTACCACGAGATCCTGGAGGAAGCCGTGCACATGAAAGCCGATCTGATCGTGATGACCTCGCACCGGCCGGCCATGCGCACCTATTTCCTCGGCTCGAATGCGGGACACGTCGTGCGCTACGCGAAGTGCTCGGTGCTGGTGGTGAGGCATTGA
- the msrB gene encoding peptide-methionine (R)-S-oxide reductase MsrB: MFDRRMMLTTAAGLFGLGAFRWLRGTPAEAGQKAAQKFEIEKTDAEWRAQLTPQQYEILRKEGTERPGSSPLLKEHRKGTFACAGCDLPLFTSETKFESGTGWPSFYQPIEGNVGKTEDRTYGMLRTEVHCRRCGGHLGHVFDDGPKPTGLRYCIDGFGLVFHPAAASAT; this comes from the coding sequence ATGTTTGACCGCCGCATGATGTTGACGACTGCCGCCGGCCTGTTCGGCCTTGGGGCCTTCCGCTGGCTGAGAGGAACGCCTGCAGAGGCCGGCCAGAAGGCCGCTCAGAAATTCGAGATCGAGAAGACGGACGCCGAGTGGCGGGCCCAGCTCACGCCGCAGCAATATGAGATCCTGCGCAAGGAGGGCACCGAGCGGCCGGGATCCAGCCCGCTGCTGAAGGAGCATCGCAAGGGCACCTTCGCCTGCGCCGGCTGCGACCTGCCGCTGTTTACGTCCGAGACCAAATTCGAAAGCGGCACCGGCTGGCCGAGCTTCTACCAGCCGATCGAGGGCAATGTCGGCAAGACCGAGGACCGCACCTACGGCATGCTGCGCACCGAGGTGCACTGCCGGCGCTGCGGCGGCCATCTCGGCCACGTCTTCGACGACGGCCCGAAGCCGACCGGATTGCGCTATTGCATCGACGGGTTCGGACTGGTGTTCCATCCGGCGGCCGCGTCGGCGACGTAG
- a CDS encoding transglutaminase-like domain-containing protein has product MRIRVGFEMIYDFKQVTPLIAMVGTHFTRASDIVVPDHLVTSPSVPITPYRDSFGNWCSRLVAPPGRMILSADGTVRDNGLPDVVVPSATQHAVEDLPSETLLFLLGSRYCETDRLSDIAWKLFEKTAPGWPRVQAICDFVHHHIAFGYEHARPTMTAWDVFNERKGVCRDYAHLAIAFCRCMNIPARYCTGYLGDIGIPPPYAPGDFAGWFDAYLGGRWYTFDARNNTPRIGRVLIAQGRDAADVPIVHTFGPSELVSFKVWTDELV; this is encoded by the coding sequence ATGCGCATCCGTGTCGGTTTCGAGATGATCTACGACTTCAAGCAAGTCACGCCGTTGATCGCCATGGTCGGAACGCATTTCACGCGGGCCTCCGATATCGTCGTACCGGATCACCTTGTTACCTCGCCATCTGTGCCGATTACGCCTTACCGCGACAGCTTTGGAAACTGGTGCAGCCGGCTCGTTGCGCCTCCCGGCCGCATGATTTTGTCTGCCGACGGTACGGTGCGCGACAACGGTCTGCCCGATGTGGTCGTCCCTTCGGCTACACAGCACGCGGTCGAGGATCTTCCCTCGGAGACCCTCCTCTTCCTGCTCGGCAGCAGGTATTGCGAAACGGATCGGCTTTCCGACATTGCCTGGAAGCTGTTCGAGAAGACGGCGCCCGGCTGGCCGCGCGTCCAGGCGATCTGCGATTTCGTTCACCATCACATCGCTTTCGGCTACGAGCACGCACGGCCGACCATGACGGCGTGGGACGTCTTCAACGAGCGCAAGGGCGTTTGCCGCGACTATGCGCATCTCGCCATCGCATTCTGCCGTTGCATGAACATCCCCGCGCGCTACTGCACCGGCTATCTCGGCGACATCGGCATTCCGCCGCCCTACGCCCCCGGCGACTTTGCAGGCTGGTTCGATGCCTATCTTGGCGGCCGTTGGTACACCTTCGATGCACGCAACAACACGCCGCGCATCGGCCGGGTCCTGATCGCCCAAGGCCGCGATGCGGCGGATGTTCCGATTGTCCATACTTTCGGACCAAGCGAGCTCGTCAGCTTCAAGGTGTGGACCGACGAGCTGGTGTGA
- the flgK gene encoding flagellar hook-associated protein FlgK: MGLSSALASAMSGLRANQAALSIVSSNVANSQTPGYVVQTPNQIEVTTGDFGSTAMTTGVSRELDTYVLNQLRTETGGSGYADQMASILKQLQNVYGTPGNSGTLETALNNFTTALQALSTSSGASSAQTVALGAAQALATQLNVTTKGIQSLRSNVEQDLGNSAQAANAAMQTVADINTRLQGLSANDPSAATLMDQRDQAINTLSKYVDVRVTTDGSNQANIYTTTGIQLVGAGLASQFTFASAGALSATKLYDIDPAKSGVGALNIVLPNGSKVDVVANNVVSSGQIAADLKLRDQTLVQAQNQIDQLAATMASALSDKTTAGSTVSGSPAGFDIDLAGALPGNTANFTYTDTTTNTQRQITLVNVTDPAALPLQNAPNANPMRIGVNFTGGMSAIAAALNTALSTSHLSFSAAPAPATATTLRVTDDNSGLAKVNSASTTKTISALTSGNPQLAVFTDGGQALYTGAITSSGSQMTGLAGRIAVNTQLVADPTRMSVYNTSPVTPAGDTTRPDYLYSQLTNAVFSYSPATGLGSANQPFTGSVSNYLQQFLSVQANSASQATQLQQGQSVVVSTLQAKFNSTSSVNLDSEMSNLIQLQNAYAANAHVMSVVQSMMNTLIQAQL, from the coding sequence ATGGGTTTGAGTTCAGCCCTCGCCAGTGCGATGAGCGGTCTGCGTGCCAACCAGGCCGCGCTCTCGATCGTCTCCTCGAACGTCGCGAATTCGCAGACGCCGGGTTACGTCGTCCAGACCCCGAACCAGATCGAGGTCACCACCGGCGATTTCGGCTCGACGGCGATGACGACCGGCGTCAGCCGGGAGCTCGACACCTATGTATTGAATCAGCTGCGCACCGAGACCGGCGGCAGCGGCTATGCCGACCAGATGGCCAGCATCCTGAAGCAGCTTCAGAATGTCTATGGCACGCCCGGCAACAGCGGCACGCTCGAAACCGCGCTGAACAATTTCACCACCGCGCTGCAGGCGCTGTCGACCAGCTCGGGCGCCTCGTCGGCGCAAACCGTTGCGCTCGGCGCGGCGCAGGCGCTGGCCACCCAGCTCAACGTCACCACCAAGGGCATCCAGTCGCTGCGGTCGAATGTCGAGCAGGATCTCGGCAATTCGGCCCAGGCCGCCAACGCCGCGATGCAGACGGTCGCCGATATCAACACCAGGCTGCAGGGACTGTCGGCGAACGACCCTTCGGCTGCGACCCTGATGGACCAGCGCGACCAGGCCATCAACACGTTGTCGAAATATGTCGACGTGCGCGTCACCACCGACGGTTCGAACCAGGCCAACATCTATACCACGACGGGCATCCAGCTGGTCGGTGCGGGCCTGGCTTCGCAATTCACCTTCGCTTCGGCGGGCGCGCTGTCGGCGACCAAGCTCTACGACATAGATCCCGCCAAGTCCGGTGTCGGCGCGCTCAACATCGTGCTGCCGAACGGCTCTAAGGTCGACGTCGTCGCCAACAACGTGGTTTCGTCGGGGCAGATCGCCGCCGATCTGAAGCTGCGCGACCAGACGCTGGTGCAGGCCCAGAACCAGATCGACCAGCTCGCCGCGACGATGGCGAGCGCGCTGTCGGATAAGACCACCGCCGGCAGCACTGTGTCGGGCTCGCCCGCCGGCTTCGACATCGATCTCGCCGGTGCGTTGCCGGGCAACACCGCGAACTTCACCTACACCGATACGACCACCAATACGCAGCGCCAGATCACGCTGGTCAACGTGACCGATCCGGCGGCGCTGCCGCTGCAGAACGCGCCCAACGCCAACCCGATGCGGATCGGCGTGAACTTCACCGGCGGCATGAGCGCGATCGCCGCTGCGCTCAACACCGCGCTCTCGACCTCGCACCTGAGCTTCTCCGCGGCCCCGGCTCCGGCGACCGCCACGACCCTGCGGGTCACGGACGACAATTCCGGTCTCGCCAAGGTCAATTCGGCCTCGACGACCAAGACCATCTCGGCGCTGACCTCGGGCAATCCGCAGCTTGCGGTGTTCACGGACGGCGGTCAGGCGCTCTACACCGGCGCGATCACGTCCTCAGGCTCGCAGATGACCGGCCTTGCCGGACGCATCGCGGTGAACACGCAGCTGGTCGCCGATCCTACGAGGATGTCGGTCTACAACACCTCGCCCGTTACCCCCGCGGGCGACACCACGCGTCCGGACTACCTCTATTCGCAGCTCACCAACGCTGTGTTCTCCTATTCGCCGGCGACCGGCCTCGGCTCGGCCAACCAGCCCTTCACCGGCAGCGTCTCGAACTATCTGCAGCAATTCCTGAGCGTCCAGGCCAACAGCGCGAGCCAGGCGACCCAGTTGCAGCAGGGCCAGAGCGTCGTGGTCTCGACGCTGCAGGCCAAGTTCAACTCGACCTCCAGCGTCAACCTCGACTCCGAGATGTCGAACCTGATCCAGCTGCAGAATGCCTACGCCGCCAACGCGCACGTGATGTCGGTGGTGCAGAGCATGATGAACACGTTGATCCAGGCTCAACTGTAA
- a CDS encoding SixA phosphatase family protein, which produces MRRLMLLRHAKTETDAPSGRDQDRRLDDRGHKDAARIGDWIASHPPFPDTVLVSHAVRARQTWDAAWEAMKDRVPSPQVEILPELYGADPAQILDCIRTATAPADPKQLLLVAHNPGMHEAALMLMGGGDPDGAKALADNLPTAGLAIFDFDVKDWGDVAYRRGRLVLFTSPKLLR; this is translated from the coding sequence ATGCGCCGTTTGATGTTGCTGCGTCACGCCAAGACCGAGACCGACGCGCCGAGCGGCCGTGACCAGGATCGCCGCCTCGACGACCGCGGCCACAAGGATGCCGCCCGGATCGGCGACTGGATCGCCTCCCATCCCCCCTTCCCCGATACCGTGCTGGTGTCGCACGCCGTGCGGGCCCGGCAGACCTGGGACGCCGCCTGGGAGGCGATGAAGGACCGCGTCCCGTCGCCGCAGGTCGAGATCCTGCCGGAACTCTACGGCGCCGATCCCGCGCAGATCCTGGACTGCATTCGCACCGCAACCGCCCCGGCCGATCCGAAGCAATTGCTGCTGGTCGCCCATAATCCCGGCATGCACGAAGCCGCCCTGATGCTGATGGGCGGCGGCGATCCGGATGGCGCCAAGGCGCTCGCCGACAATTTGCCCACCGCGGGGCTTGCGATCTTCGACTTTGACGTCAAGGATTGGGGTGACGTGGCCTACCGCCGTGGCAGACTGGTGCTGTTCACCAGCCCCAAGCTGCTAAGATGA
- a CDS encoding flagellar protein, giving the protein MSISSINYSSSVLGSQIRNINQQLTDLSTQLSTGKLSQNYSGMGTNEGFAIAGRAQLSNIAGYTDTITNVNVSINLANTALQSLTKIRSTVQTGAANTAQDLNVNGQTIAQNTAAAQFGSMVGVLNTQTGNRYLFSGTAVNTQSVADAGDIINGTTTQAGFKTVMAERQAADLGANGMGRLVQTQPTPSSVQVSEDAAGSPFGLKLKAVSSTLTGATITGPSGSPVSFSVDLNGVNPNNGDKLSVQFTLPDGTTEQIDLTASTATPTPLGSFAIDASTPVNPTNTANSLNTALNTAITKLANTSLVAASAIVAGDNFFNTASSAIGTAKANQAAPPAPISGATALSGASPSDSISPGFVAGDTITVNGTTLTFVASGATGNQLNVTDSIQNLLGKIDQITGTSKPSTVHGGSITINTDDAASLNITSSNTGALGSLGFSATPVTASQPPLRVGSSPASSATTLVNGSANTVKWYLGNDGPGSARSTAMARVDDSVSVQYGAQANEDAIRQLLQATAVFGTFSTSPTGQYSGGQVAALSLRTTQALTQQPGQQRIEDIQTDIAMAQNTMKDASTRQTQAKAQLQTIIDQAESASPDQVASQLLALQNALQASYQVTSNLAQLSLVKFL; this is encoded by the coding sequence ATGTCGATCAGCAGCATCAACTATTCTTCGTCGGTTCTCGGCTCGCAGATCCGCAATATCAATCAGCAGCTCACCGACCTGTCGACGCAGCTCTCGACCGGCAAGCTGTCGCAGAACTATTCCGGGATGGGCACCAACGAGGGCTTCGCGATCGCCGGGCGCGCGCAGCTCTCCAACATCGCTGGCTATACCGACACGATCACCAACGTCAATGTCAGCATCAATCTCGCCAACACCGCGCTGCAATCGCTGACCAAGATCCGCAGCACGGTGCAGACCGGCGCGGCGAACACCGCGCAGGATCTCAACGTCAACGGCCAGACCATCGCGCAGAACACCGCCGCCGCCCAGTTCGGCTCGATGGTCGGCGTGCTCAACACCCAGACCGGCAACCGCTATCTGTTCTCCGGAACCGCCGTCAACACGCAGTCGGTCGCGGATGCCGGCGACATCATCAACGGCACCACGACGCAGGCGGGGTTCAAGACCGTAATGGCGGAGCGCCAGGCCGCCGACCTCGGCGCCAACGGCATGGGCCGCCTGGTGCAGACGCAGCCGACGCCGAGCTCGGTCCAGGTGTCGGAGGACGCCGCCGGATCGCCGTTCGGGCTCAAGCTCAAGGCGGTGTCCTCGACCCTGACGGGCGCGACCATCACCGGCCCGAGCGGCTCGCCGGTGTCGTTTTCGGTCGATCTCAACGGCGTCAACCCGAACAATGGCGACAAGCTAAGCGTGCAGTTCACGCTGCCGGACGGCACGACCGAGCAGATCGACCTGACCGCCTCGACAGCCACGCCGACGCCATTAGGTAGCTTCGCGATCGACGCCAGCACGCCCGTCAATCCGACCAACACCGCCAACAGCCTCAACACCGCGCTGAACACCGCGATCACGAAACTCGCCAACACGTCGCTGGTGGCGGCATCCGCGATCGTCGCCGGCGACAATTTCTTCAACACCGCAAGCTCGGCGATCGGCACGGCCAAGGCCAACCAGGCGGCCCCGCCCGCACCGATCAGCGGTGCAACGGCGCTGTCGGGCGCGAGCCCGTCGGACTCGATCTCGCCGGGCTTCGTTGCGGGCGACACCATCACCGTCAACGGCACCACGCTCACCTTCGTGGCGTCGGGCGCGACCGGCAACCAGCTCAACGTCACCGACAGCATCCAGAATCTGCTCGGCAAGATCGACCAGATCACGGGGACGTCGAAGCCCTCGACGGTCCACGGCGGCTCGATCACGATCAACACCGACGATGCCGCGAGTCTGAATATCACGAGCTCGAATACGGGGGCGCTCGGTTCGCTCGGCTTCAGCGCGACGCCCGTGACCGCCAGCCAGCCGCCGCTGCGCGTCGGCTCCTCGCCGGCGAGCTCTGCGACGACGCTGGTCAACGGCTCGGCCAATACGGTGAAATGGTACCTCGGCAATGACGGGCCCGGCTCGGCGCGCTCCACCGCGATGGCGCGGGTCGACGATTCCGTCTCGGTCCAATACGGCGCCCAGGCGAACGAGGACGCGATCCGCCAGTTGTTGCAGGCGACCGCGGTGTTCGGGACCTTCTCGACTTCGCCGACCGGGCAGTATTCGGGCGGGCAGGTCGCCGCGCTGAGCCTGCGCACCACCCAGGCGCTGACCCAGCAGCCCGGCCAGCAGCGCATCGAGGACATCCAGACCGACATCGCGATGGCCCAGAACACGATGAAGGATGCGAGCACGCGCCAGACCCAAGCCAAGGCGCAGCTCCAGACCATCATCGACCAGGCGGAATCGGCCTCGCCCGACCAGGTCGCGAGCCAGCTGCTGGCGCTCCAGAACGCGCTCCAGGCGTCCTACCAGGTGACCTCGAATCTCGCGCAGCTCTCGCTCGTCAAGTTCCTGTAA
- a CDS encoding alpha/beta fold hydrolase, with product MTLLRAHSPSLVSTWLGAARQYPALAAVAGAAVALAGTALINRQLARKAQRDNPPKGRFIAVNGVRLHYVERGNGRPLVLFHGNGSMIQDFESSGLIDLAAENYRVIVFDRPGFGHSSRPRNAVWTPEAQADLFKDALGRLGVQRAIVLGHSWGASVAVALAIRHPSLVEALVLASGYYFPTARSDVAASLAPAMPGLGDVMSYTISPIFGRLMWPVMLRKLFGPRAVPGKFADFPKAMAVRPAQMRASAAEAALMVPAAFVAAKTYGELEMPTIIIGGADDRLIDTEKQSARLHGEIKQSTLRRIAGVGHMVHQSATPDLMAAIDEAAAATLH from the coding sequence ATGACCTTGCTGCGCGCACACTCCCCTTCACTCGTCTCCACCTGGCTCGGTGCCGCAAGGCAATACCCCGCGCTTGCCGCCGTCGCTGGAGCCGCGGTGGCGCTGGCGGGGACGGCGCTCATCAATCGGCAGCTTGCCAGGAAGGCGCAACGCGACAATCCGCCCAAAGGACGGTTCATCGCCGTCAACGGCGTGCGTCTGCACTATGTGGAGCGTGGCAACGGCCGGCCGCTGGTCCTGTTTCACGGCAACGGCAGCATGATCCAGGACTTCGAGTCGAGCGGCTTGATCGATCTGGCTGCTGAAAACTATCGGGTGATCGTGTTTGACCGCCCGGGATTTGGACATAGCTCGCGGCCCCGGAATGCGGTCTGGACTCCCGAGGCGCAGGCGGACCTGTTCAAGGACGCGCTCGGCCGTCTCGGCGTGCAACGCGCGATCGTCCTCGGACACTCCTGGGGAGCGTCGGTCGCAGTGGCGCTGGCGATCAGGCATCCTTCGCTGGTCGAAGCCCTGGTGCTGGCGTCGGGGTATTACTTCCCGACCGCCCGCAGCGACGTCGCGGCCTCGCTCGCGCCGGCGATGCCGGGACTCGGCGATGTCATGAGCTACACCATCTCTCCGATCTTCGGACGGCTGATGTGGCCCGTGATGTTGCGAAAGCTGTTCGGCCCGCGCGCGGTCCCCGGGAAGTTCGCAGACTTTCCCAAGGCCATGGCGGTGCGGCCGGCACAGATGCGGGCCAGCGCCGCGGAAGCGGCCTTGATGGTCCCTGCGGCCTTTGTCGCCGCGAAGACCTATGGCGAGCTCGAGATGCCGACGATCATCATCGGGGGCGCGGACGACCGTCTGATCGACACCGAAAAGCAGTCGGCCAGGCTCCACGGTGAGATCAAGCAGAGCACGCTGCGCCGGATCGCCGGCGTCGGCCACATGGTCCATCAATCCGCGACGCCGGACTTGATGGCGGCGATCGACGAAGCCGCGGCCGCGACCTTGCATTAG
- a CDS encoding flagellar hook-basal body complex protein has protein sequence MGIFDAMNTSVGGLQAQSYALQNISGNIANSSTTGYKGIGTSFVDLIPDSSVPSKQVAGGVTANAKATITTQGTISGSTVATNMAITGDGFFSIQKATGIVDNVPVFSGVTYYTRRGDFQLNANGNLVNGAGYYLMGVTVDPKTGNPTGNVANVLKFQNNFIPAQATTSIQYAANLPTQPNTAASSTAGTGSLLAAGGINPSDFAANPLPVGTPPAPYTNNTASGAAATGNVRSPYSSTTNTGSVALQNNSAAVASTTTSLDNAVGTHLASSILTALSGQTLTINGNTITFNAGNTVTLGTNSTIGLGAGTPATVQDILTAIQNAGGAGVTASLSASGNIVISSGTSTDVAVNSGTAATALGITSVTRGGNVLSSPAISGSTLLSGSATAGGAQVLSSGFSAGPPADTITVNGQTLTFMASGATGPNQINITDNITTLLGKIDALSGATGSSVSTSGVITLNTGTVSNLSVSSSNSAAFAALGFTSTITKNRNGGGTAGTGGVIGNDVATFTKESISGGAVTAYNAAGTPVNLQLRWAKTDSASLGAGHSDSWNLFYQTDPNATGTTVGWVNTGQAFTFASDGSLTTPSGSGITINNVSVSGQSLGSVAFNISTGGLTQYASTSGAVTINTITQNGYAAGQLRSVAVNNSGLVVGTFSNGQNLNLAQVSLSHFNGTNYLKAMDGGAYAATDQSGPAIDGASGSISGSSLEGSNTDIADEFTKLIVTQQAYSANTKVITTANSMVQDLLNVLR, from the coding sequence ATGGGTATCTTCGATGCAATGAACACCTCGGTGGGTGGCCTGCAGGCGCAGTCCTACGCGCTGCAGAACATTTCCGGCAACATCGCGAACTCATCCACCACCGGTTACAAGGGCATCGGCACCAGCTTCGTCGATCTCATTCCCGACTCCTCGGTTCCGAGCAAGCAGGTCGCGGGCGGCGTGACGGCCAACGCCAAGGCCACGATCACCACGCAGGGCACGATCTCCGGCTCCACCGTCGCCACCAACATGGCCATCACCGGCGACGGCTTTTTCTCGATCCAGAAGGCGACCGGCATCGTGGACAACGTGCCGGTGTTCAGCGGCGTCACCTATTACACGCGGCGTGGCGACTTCCAGCTCAATGCCAACGGCAATCTGGTCAACGGCGCCGGCTATTATTTGATGGGCGTCACGGTCGACCCCAAGACCGGCAACCCGACCGGCAATGTGGCGAACGTCCTGAAATTCCAGAATAACTTCATTCCCGCCCAGGCGACCACTTCGATCCAGTACGCGGCAAACCTGCCGACCCAGCCGAACACTGCAGCGAGCTCGACCGCCGGGACCGGGTCGCTGCTGGCGGCCGGCGGCATCAACCCGTCGGATTTCGCTGCCAACCCGCTGCCGGTCGGCACGCCGCCCGCGCCTTACACCAACAACACCGCCTCGGGCGCCGCGGCCACGGGCAACGTCCGCTCGCCCTATTCGTCGACGACCAACACCGGGTCGGTGGCTCTGCAGAACAACTCGGCGGCCGTGGCATCGACGACGACGTCACTGGACAATGCCGTCGGCACGCATCTGGCATCGAGCATCCTCACCGCGCTGAGCGGCCAGACGCTGACGATCAACGGCAACACGATCACCTTCAACGCGGGCAACACCGTCACACTCGGCACCAACTCGACCATCGGCCTGGGCGCCGGCACGCCGGCGACGGTCCAGGACATTCTGACCGCGATCCAGAATGCTGGCGGCGCCGGCGTCACCGCTTCGTTGAGCGCCAGCGGCAACATCGTGATTTCGAGCGGCACCAGCACGGACGTGGCGGTGAACAGCGGCACCGCAGCCACGGCGCTCGGCATCACCAGCGTGACGCGCGGCGGCAACGTGCTGTCCTCGCCCGCGATCTCGGGATCGACACTGCTGAGCGGCAGCGCGACGGCAGGCGGCGCCCAGGTCCTCTCCTCCGGCTTTTCGGCGGGCCCACCTGCCGACACGATCACCGTCAACGGCCAGACGCTGACATTCATGGCTTCGGGCGCGACCGGTCCGAACCAGATCAACATCACCGACAACATCACGACGCTGCTCGGCAAGATCGATGCGCTCTCCGGCGCGACCGGCTCGTCCGTCAGCACCAGTGGTGTGATCACGTTGAACACGGGCACCGTGTCAAATCTGTCGGTGTCCAGTTCCAACAGCGCCGCCTTTGCCGCGCTCGGTTTCACCTCCACCATCACCAAGAATCGTAACGGCGGCGGCACCGCGGGCACCGGCGGCGTGATCGGCAACGACGTCGCAACCTTCACCAAGGAATCGATCAGCGGCGGCGCGGTGACCGCCTACAATGCGGCCGGTACGCCAGTGAACCTGCAATTGCGCTGGGCCAAGACCGACAGCGCCTCGCTGGGCGCAGGTCACTCCGACAGCTGGAATTTGTTCTACCAGACCGATCCGAACGCGACCGGCACCACGGTCGGCTGGGTCAATACGGGCCAGGCCTTCACCTTCGCCAGTGACGGCTCGCTGACCACGCCGAGCGGCTCGGGCATCACCATCAACAATGTCAGCGTCAGCGGCCAGTCGCTCGGCTCGGTCGCCTTCAACATCTCCACCGGCGGGCTGACGCAATACGCCTCTACCAGCGGCGCGGTGACCATCAACACCATCACCCAGAACGGCTACGCCGCGGGCCAGCTTCGCTCGGTCGCCGTCAACAACAGCGGCCTCGTGGTCGGCACCTTCTCCAACGGCCAGAACCTCAACCTCGCGCAGGTCTCGCTGTCGCATTTCAACGGCACCAACTACCTGAAGGCGATGGACGGCGGCGCGTATGCGGCGACCGACCAGTCGGGGCCCGCGATCGACGGCGCATCGGGGAGCATCAGCGGCTCGTCGCTGGAAGGCTCGAACACCGACATCGCCGACGAATTCACCAAGCTGATCGTGACCCAGCAGGCCTACTCGGCCAACACCAAGGTGATCACGACCGCGAATTCGATGGTGCAGGACCTCTTGAACGTATTGCGCTGA